CGCGTGGTCCATGCCGATTCCGTGCGCCGACCACGTCCGCCTGGCGTCTATGCAGCAGGCTGCTGGCTGCTCCAGGTGCGCAGCGCCGCTACCGACGCTGCGCGTTGACAGTAGACACCCTTTGGGCAAGAGCTGTTGCCACGGCTATGGCTTGGACCGATATCCCAGCCTCGGTCAGCGCCATGTTGCAAGGCGTCGCACTCATCGGATCACCGCGACCAAGGCATTGCTTCCTGTCAGGGACGACGCGCTGCCACCAGCGTCACCTCGCGCGGCTTGGCGATGCCCAAGCTGGCAACCAGCACCAGCACACCCAGTCTCCAACGGCGCATCACACCCTTCCTTGTTGACAAGCAGCACAGCGACTGCGGTGGCGCAGTGTGTCGCGCATGCCGCGGCGGCCTCCTGTGCCATCGGGCACCCTGCCGCCTGGATCCGCGCCAGATCCGCATCCAGCTGCATCATCGGTGGCCAACACGTCACTCCGGCCACGCCGATCTTCTCCACCTGCAGGGCCAGGCCGTCTCGGCGTGCCGCACGGCAGTGTCCGTTTCGCCGCAGCGGGCCTGCATCGGGATCATTGATCGCAGGCCACCACCTCCCTGAAGCCTTGCCTGTTCGCGCCCTCGCTTGCAGGTGCAGATCCGGCGCAGGCATCGGACAATGGTGCCGCTACGCGCCGGCCCGGCCTGCGCCGGCACTTCATCGATCTCCTGCAAGGAACCCCCATGGCTGCACGCAAGGCAAACCCTCCCGTCATCGAAGTCCAGGCCCGTCCGGGTCAGCCGCTGGGCATGCCGGTGGAGCGCTTCCTGCGCACCTACTGGCACAAGCGCCCACTGCTGATCCGCAATGCCTTCGCGGACTTCGTCTCGCCGCTGCAGCCGGAGGACCTGGCCGGGCTGGCCTGCGAGGATGGCGTGCTGGCGCGGCTGATCAGCCACGACCGCGCCACCGATGGCTGGGACGTGCGCAGCGGCCCGTTCCAGGAAACCGACTTCCCCGGCCTGCCCGACCATGACTGGACCTTGCTGGTGCAGGACGTGGATAAATGGGACGCCGATGTGCGCGGCCTGCTGGAGCAGTTCCGTTTCCTGCCGCGCTGGCGCATCGACGACATCATGATCAGCTTCGCCGCCACCGGCGGGTCGGTCGGCGCGCATGTCGACCATTACGACGTGTTCCTGCTGCAGGGGCAGGGCCACCGCCGCTGGCAGATCGACGCACGTGCCTCGCAGGGCCGCAAGCCCACGCCGCAGGCGTTCCGCGACGATGTCGACCTCAAGCTGTTGCGCGAGTTCAAGCCCACCCACGAGTGGGTGCTGGGCCCGGGCGACATGCTGTACCTGCCGCCGCTGGTGCCGCACCACGGCGTGGCCGAAGATCCTTGCCTGACCTTCTCCATCGGCACCCGCGCGCCCTCCTCGGCCGAGCTGATCGGCGACTACCTGGACACCCTGATCGCCGATGCCGACGAGGCCGTGCGCTATCACGACGAAGACCTGAAGGTGCCGGCTGACCCGTACGAGATCGACGTCACCGCAATGAACCGCGTGGTCGCCGCGCTCAACGCGCTGCGCATGAACGACCCCGATCGCCTGGGCGACTGGTTCGGCCGCTTCATGACCACCTACCGCGCCTCCGGCGACGTGGTGCCGGCACCCGAGCCGATTCCGCGCGAGGCGGTCGAACAGGCACTGGACGAAGGCGTGGTGTTGTATCGCCACCCGTGGTCGCGGCTGGCCTGGCGGCGTGCCAAGCGCGGCGCCACCCTGTTCTGCAGCGGCCTGGAATTTGCGCTGTCGGCCAAGGACGCCGCTCGCCTGGCGGCAGCCGAAGCCATCGATGGCGCGCTCTACGGGCAGCTGTCGGCACGCGGTCGCGAAGTGGTGCTGGAGCTGCTGGCGCATGGCCATTACCAGCGCGCCCATGACGAGGCGGAGGACGACATCGAGGACATCGACGACGCACAGGCAGCTGCGCTGAGCGTGTCGGCCGATCACGACGACGCAGATGACGATGCCGATAGCGTGGAAGCCGACGACGCCATCGACCACGACGCGGACGTGGAGGAGGTCGCCGACGACGCGGACACCCCGGAGGAGCGCGTCGATGCTGCCGAAGCGGACCTCGCCGAAGTCGAGGACGAGGACGAGGACGAGGATGGCGAAGAAGATGCCTCGGACATCGACGAAGACGAAGACATCTCTCCGCGCACATGAGCCTGCACGGCCGGCCACAGATCGTTTCGCTGGACCCGGCCACCGACGCCGCCGCCCTGCGTGCGCTGCGCCTGGCCTGGGCCGGCGCGGCCCCGGGCAGTAGCGCGGAGGCCGAGTGGGACGCGCTGGACCCGCTCAGCCTGCATCTGGCCGCGCGGACCGAGGGGGGCCGACTGGTCGCCTCGGTCCGGCTGACCCCGGACCGGCGCATCGACCGGCTCGGCCTGCTGCCGGACTGGCGCCGCCGCGGCCTGTCCGACCAGCTGCTCGCCGCCGCCGTCGCCAGCGCCGCCCAGCGCGGCTGGCCTCGCCTGCAGGCCCGTGTCACCGCAGGCGCCGAGGCGGTCTTCGCACGCCAGGGTTTTCTTCCCGACGGCCCTGCGGACCTGTCACCCGACCGCAGTGCCGATGTCGGCGATGCACCCGGCACGCCGGTCCATCGCCGACTCGACGGACCGATGGCGGTGGACGACCTGCGCACGGCCCTGGCCGCCACCACCGGCCTGCTGTGCGCCGCACGCCGCCAGGTGCTGATCTATACGCGGACACTGGATCGGCCGCTGTTCGACACCCCCGCAGTGCTCGATGCGCTGCGCCGCTTCGCCACCGCCCGCCACGACAAGCGGGTGCAGGTGCTGGTGCAGGACACCGCCAGCGCCACTGCCGGCAGCAGCGCGATGCTGCGCCTGGCCCAGCGCCTGCCCAGCGTGTTCCGCTTCCGTGCAGTCAGTGACCCGGTCGATGCCAGCTATGCGTCGGCCTATGTGGTGGGCGATGACGCCTACTACTTTCGTCCAACAGGCCATCGCTTCGACGATGGCGAAACCTGGCTGTCGGGCGCGGCGCGCAGCCGCCAGCTGGAGCGCGAATTCGCGCAGATATGGGAGCGCAGCGCGCTTTGGAACGAACCGCGCGCACTCGGCATCTGAGACCGCAGCGCCCTTCGCACGTAGGCGCCAGGCGGTCGCACCTACCCGTCCGGTCAGCTGGCAGACGCCCCCTCACTAGCGCAAGGGGGTATAATTTTTCGAGATTTGAAACCGACCGACAGGGCATCTCGCTCTGCCGCTTCCGCACAATCATCCCCACAGCAG
The window above is part of the Xanthomonas cassavae CFBP 4642 genome. Proteins encoded here:
- a CDS encoding cupin domain-containing protein; the protein is MAARKANPPVIEVQARPGQPLGMPVERFLRTYWHKRPLLIRNAFADFVSPLQPEDLAGLACEDGVLARLISHDRATDGWDVRSGPFQETDFPGLPDHDWTLLVQDVDKWDADVRGLLEQFRFLPRWRIDDIMISFAATGGSVGAHVDHYDVFLLQGQGHRRWQIDARASQGRKPTPQAFRDDVDLKLLREFKPTHEWVLGPGDMLYLPPLVPHHGVAEDPCLTFSIGTRAPSSAELIGDYLDTLIADADEAVRYHDEDLKVPADPYEIDVTAMNRVVAALNALRMNDPDRLGDWFGRFMTTYRASGDVVPAPEPIPREAVEQALDEGVVLYRHPWSRLAWRRAKRGATLFCSGLEFALSAKDAARLAAAEAIDGALYGQLSARGREVVLELLAHGHYQRAHDEAEDDIEDIDDAQAAALSVSADHDDADDDADSVEADDAIDHDADVEEVADDADTPEERVDAAEADLAEVEDEDEDEDGEEDASDIDEDEDISPRT
- a CDS encoding GNAT family N-acetyltransferase, which gives rise to MSLHGRPQIVSLDPATDAAALRALRLAWAGAAPGSSAEAEWDALDPLSLHLAARTEGGRLVASVRLTPDRRIDRLGLLPDWRRRGLSDQLLAAAVASAAQRGWPRLQARVTAGAEAVFARQGFLPDGPADLSPDRSADVGDAPGTPVHRRLDGPMAVDDLRTALAATTGLLCAARRQVLIYTRTLDRPLFDTPAVLDALRRFATARHDKRVQVLVQDTASATAGSSAMLRLAQRLPSVFRFRAVSDPVDASYASAYVVGDDAYYFRPTGHRFDDGETWLSGAARSRQLEREFAQIWERSALWNEPRALGI